Genomic segment of Panicum virgatum strain AP13 chromosome 9N, P.virgatum_v5, whole genome shotgun sequence:
CAGCAGGAATGTGCTAAACTGGTTGGTGTATGCAACAGGTGGGTGGTAATGGTAAGGAACACGTACCTGCCAGCTTCTTGTCTGCCAAGGTCAGCTGCTTGAGGGCGACGAGGCAGCCCTGCGCAACGGCTCGCGTGTACTCCGGGTCCCATCCGCCCAGCTTCACCACCACGTCCGCCTTGGCGTAAGCAACGCTTCCACTGCTGACACTTCGTCGGGCCTCCTCTCTTGCCGCAGCTTCATCTGTTTGTCCAAATGAAATCcaatgaacctccagatcaaCCGGTTACCACCATACACGATCAATTGATAGCAGCTTTCTTACCGCTAGCGTCCGATACCGAGAGCCAAACCGTGAACCCAGAATGGAGGTACTGCCATCTGTCGAATCTGCTAGCTGCTCCTTGCTTGCCCCCAAGAGTCGCAACAACAGTGCGGACATGGCTGCAACACGCAAATCCCTTTATCAGAATCTTTGCAAAATGATCAAGTAGGGCTCAACAAAACGAGGCCAAGGAGGGGGTTGAGCCCGAGTGGTTCCTAGAGCCCCCTCCCACGCCGGCAGCCCGGGTTCGATCCCCGGGGCTGGCACCGGGGGGCACCTCTGCAGCCCCCTCCTAGGCTCctactgaaaaaaaaagaaaaaaacaaaacgaGGTCAAGAAAGCAACCTGCTAAGGCTTTCCAGGACAATAGATTCCGCATCAGCTACAGAATCCTCTCCATCCGAAGCCACCCCTGCAAGCAATTGCATTTTGTTATTTCGCGGCAATAACATAACTGTAAATGTCTAGTACATTCATATTTGGATTTCTACTCGATCCTAAAAAGTGCAGATGTACTGCAGTTTTTTTTCTGTGGAGTGAGGAGAGAAGGTTACACGTATCGATGGACTTTTCAGTAGCATTTTCCAGCAGCTCACTTGTGCAAACCGGAAGATACCTGCAGAATCATGATACAAGGAGATATTCTAGAGGTGCTAATGAAGAACAACCGTGACAGTAAACTCAGGAGTAGATCATAAAGTTTAATAATTCATATAATGGGTTCTGATGACTTTTACTAATGGAGTAGAATGGTGTAGCCAAGATCAGAATGTAATTTGCACAGCATACAATCTAATTGTACAGCAGTTGAATCGTACGGTAGTATACAAATGAGAAGCACGCACCCAATGCCCTCAGCAATCTCTTTAGCAACTGCCTCATTGATGTCTGTAGAATCACCAACAATATGGACGCTGATCCCTGTCAATAACTGGGTGATCCCAGCAGTGAGGGACTCCCAGGATTCATCAATATCAGGCCATTTCAACTCTTGCTCGACTTTCTTCAAAATTACCACCAGCTGATCCTCATCAATAAACCTACAAAGTTAAAGTGAGTAAATAATAGGTTCTTACAAGTACGGGTGCAATGCTAAGCAAAATGCATACCATATGGTCTCGGAAGACTTGATCCTATCAAACAGTGTTAGGACATTCATCAAAGTTCTCAGTGTCCCATCAGACTTAGCTCTGATCAATAGAGATGTATCATCAACATCAACGAAAACATCTTTTGAACTCTCGATGCCGAGCTTTTGGACATCCAGTCTGAGCTCCACTTCTCCATTCCCATCAGTGAACTGTACAAGTAATACCAGCTGATTTCTGTTAACAACATAAAAGAATCATGTCCAATAGAGTGTCTTCTACACGATGACATGAAGCTATTCATAGCACATTCACCTACACATATGTTTACAATTGTTCTATTTTGCTTGATTGCAACATGCACATATATTCCCTCGGGTCTGAAACTTATTTTGGTGTGCTTGGAGGGATACAGTAAAGCAGGATTATGAGGTCTTGCTCTTAACCTTTTCAGAATCACAGGAGCATGATTAACTTCGATGTTGCTAACAACAGTGATTGGCTAAGTGCTGCCGTCCTTCACCGTTTTCTTTTGGTCACTACTGGCTATACCAATTCCAATCAGCATATGCTTTGTTTTTAGTCATGCACAGAGTTGAGCTAGCTGGGATTACGTTTCCATTTTCTTAAGAGCTGGATTAATTGTGTAACTTGTTTGACAACATAT
This window contains:
- the LOC120690284 gene encoding probable inactive shikimate kinase like 2, chloroplastic, which translates into the protein MIKAAPMPACSSIPLPFTTKASPHQRSRVSGPRRLRLPASPFRQPRSAFAASPPASRLRPRASVSASAAPSKDYEFTDGNGEVELRLDVQKLGIESSKDVFVDVDDTSLLIRAKSDGTLRTLMNVLTLFDRIKSSETIWFIDEDQLVVILKKVEQELKWPDIDESWESLTAGITQLLTGISVHIVGDSTDINEAVAKEIAEGIGYLPVCTSELLENATEKSIDTWVASDGEDSVADAESIVLESLSSHVRTVVATLGGKQGAASRFDRWQYLHSGFTVWLSVSDASDEAAAREEARRSVSSGSVAYAKADVVVKLGGWDPEYTRAVAQGCLVALKQLTLADKKLAGKKSLYIRLGCRGDWPNIEPPGWDPDSDAPPTNV